Proteins from a genomic interval of Aquabacterium sp. J223:
- a CDS encoding 3-oxoacid CoA-transferase subunit B, with protein MKRRTKDELAARVAQDIHDGAYVNLGIGQPTLVANHIPPGREVILHSENGILGMGPAPAAGEEDYDLINAGKQPVTLRPGGAYFHHADSFAMMRGGHLDICVLGAFQVSATGDLANWSTGEAGAIPAVGGAMDLAIGAKQTWVMMDLLTKPSPNKPGTSKLVERCTYPLTGIACVKRVYTDLATLACTPQGLVLIDLVDGLTHAELERLIGLPVAGAA; from the coding sequence ATGAAGCGCAGGACCAAGGACGAACTGGCGGCCCGCGTCGCGCAGGACATCCACGACGGTGCCTACGTCAACCTGGGCATCGGCCAGCCCACGCTGGTCGCCAACCACATCCCGCCCGGCCGGGAGGTGATCCTGCACAGCGAGAACGGCATCCTCGGCATGGGCCCGGCGCCGGCCGCGGGCGAGGAGGACTACGACCTCATCAACGCCGGCAAGCAGCCGGTGACGCTCAGGCCCGGCGGCGCCTATTTCCACCACGCCGACAGCTTCGCCATGATGCGCGGCGGCCACCTGGACATCTGCGTGCTCGGCGCCTTCCAGGTCTCGGCCACCGGCGACCTGGCCAACTGGAGCACCGGCGAGGCCGGCGCCATTCCCGCGGTCGGCGGCGCAATGGACCTGGCCATCGGCGCCAAGCAGACCTGGGTGATGATGGACCTGCTGACCAAGCCGAGCCCCAACAAGCCCGGGACCAGCAAGCTGGTCGAGCGCTGCACCTACCCGCTGACCGGCATCGCCTGCGTCAAGCGCGTCTACACCGACCTCGCGACGCTGGCCTGCACGCCGCAGGGTCTGGTGCTGATCGACCTCGTCGACGGGCTGACGCACGCCGAACTGGAGCGCCTGATCGGGCTGCCGGTGGCCGGCGCCGCCTGA
- a CDS encoding sugar phosphate isomerase/epimerase family protein, which translates to MRDFSQDHRWLSINTATVRQQHGRDWPLLDILDACARLEIRAVSPWRDQVHAAGLKETARTIKAHGLELSGYCRGGMFTTADDAGFRAALDDNRRAVDEACELGAPCLVLVVGGLPGALQGRAAHKDIGAARQQVTDGIAALLPYAVERRMPLAIEPLHPMFAADRACINTMEQALDVCDLLDPQRSGALGVAVDVFHTWWDPKLEAQIARAGRERLLAFHVCDWRIETRDLLNDRGMMGDGVIDLRRIRGWVEAQGFDGHSEVEIFSTRDWWQRDGETTLRTCIERHRACV; encoded by the coding sequence ATGCGGGACTTCTCGCAGGACCACCGCTGGCTGTCCATCAACACCGCCACCGTGCGCCAGCAGCACGGCCGCGACTGGCCGCTGCTGGACATCCTCGACGCCTGCGCGCGGCTGGAGATCCGCGCGGTTTCGCCCTGGCGCGACCAGGTGCACGCCGCCGGCCTGAAGGAAACGGCCCGCACGATCAAGGCGCATGGCCTGGAGCTCTCCGGCTACTGCCGCGGCGGGATGTTCACCACGGCCGACGACGCCGGCTTCCGCGCCGCGCTGGACGACAACCGGCGCGCGGTGGACGAGGCCTGCGAGCTGGGCGCGCCCTGCCTCGTGCTGGTGGTCGGCGGCCTGCCCGGCGCCCTGCAGGGCCGGGCGGCCCACAAGGACATCGGCGCCGCGCGGCAGCAGGTCACCGACGGCATCGCCGCCCTGCTGCCCTACGCCGTCGAGCGCCGGATGCCGCTGGCCATCGAGCCGCTGCACCCGATGTTCGCCGCCGACCGCGCCTGCATCAACACGATGGAACAGGCGCTGGACGTGTGCGACCTCCTCGACCCGCAGCGCAGCGGCGCGCTGGGCGTGGCGGTCGACGTCTTCCACACCTGGTGGGACCCCAAGCTGGAGGCCCAGATCGCCCGCGCCGGTCGCGAGCGGCTGCTGGCCTTCCACGTCTGCGACTGGCGCATCGAGACCCGCGACCTGCTCAACGACCGCGGGATGATGGGCGACGGCGTGATCGACCTGCGCCGCATCCGCGGCTGGGTGGAGGCGCAGGGCTTCGACGGCCACAGCGAGGTGGAGATCTTCTCCACCCGCGACTGGTGGCAGCGCGACGGCGAGACCACGCTGCGCACCTGCATCGAGCGGCACCGGGCCTGCGTCTAG
- a CDS encoding 3-oxoacid CoA-transferase subunit A, with amino-acid sequence MIDKRAASVADALAGTPDGATVLIGGFGTAGIPNELIDGLIEQGARDLVIVNNNAGNGETGLAALLKAGRVRKVICSFPRQADSQVFDGLYRSGRLELELVPQGNLAERLRAAGAGIGAFFTPTGFGTELALNADGTPKETRVIDGKPYVLEHPIRGDLALIKAERGDRWGNLTYRKAARNFGPVMAMAAARTVASVHEIVELGELDPEVVVTPGIHVSRIVQVPRVATQAGGFKERA; translated from the coding sequence GTGATCGACAAACGGGCGGCCTCGGTCGCCGATGCGCTGGCCGGCACGCCGGACGGCGCCACCGTGCTCATCGGCGGCTTCGGCACCGCCGGCATTCCGAACGAACTGATCGACGGGCTGATCGAGCAGGGCGCGCGCGACCTGGTGATCGTCAACAACAACGCCGGCAACGGCGAGACCGGGCTGGCCGCGCTGCTGAAGGCCGGCCGGGTGCGCAAGGTCATCTGCAGCTTCCCGCGCCAGGCCGATTCGCAGGTGTTCGACGGGCTGTACCGCAGCGGCAGGCTGGAACTGGAGCTGGTGCCGCAGGGCAACCTGGCCGAGCGGCTGCGCGCCGCCGGCGCCGGCATCGGCGCCTTCTTCACGCCCACCGGCTTCGGCACCGAGCTGGCGCTGAACGCCGACGGCACGCCGAAGGAGACCCGCGTCATCGACGGCAAGCCCTACGTGCTGGAGCACCCCATCCGCGGCGACCTGGCGCTGATCAAGGCCGAGCGCGGCGACCGTTGGGGCAACCTCACCTACCGCAAGGCGGCGCGCAACTTCGGCCCGGTGATGGCGATGGCGGCGGCCCGCACGGTGGCGTCGGTGCACGAGATCGTCGAGCTGGGCGAGCTCGACCCCGAGGTGGTGGTGACCCCCGGCATCCACGTCAGCCGCATCGTCCAGGTGCCGCGGGTGGCGACGCAGGCCGGCGGCTTCAAGGAGCGGGCATGA
- a CDS encoding dioxygenase yields MSPRESEPLTREALERFAHTPDARLKQVMQSLVRHLHDFARDVQLTEAEWVQAIGFLTETGQTCTPSRQEFILLSDVLGLSMQTVVLNQARPAGCTESTVLGPFHVREAPLYENGADIANGAAGRPCTVRGQVRSVDGRPLAGALLDVWQADADGEYDVQKPGLAQAQARGKLHADADGRFEFRTIVAESYPIPTDGPVGRLLAATRRSSWRPAHLHFWIEAEGHETLVTHVFRRGDPHIATDPVFGVRQSLMADWREQPDGTTLLEYDFVLNPTVPNPPLREEPA; encoded by the coding sequence ATGTCCCCCCGTGAATCCGAACCGCTGACCCGAGAGGCGCTGGAACGTTTCGCCCACACGCCCGACGCGCGTCTGAAGCAGGTCATGCAGTCGCTGGTGCGCCACCTGCACGACTTCGCGCGCGACGTGCAGCTCACCGAGGCCGAGTGGGTGCAGGCCATCGGCTTCCTCACCGAGACGGGCCAGACCTGCACGCCCAGCCGGCAGGAGTTCATCCTGCTCAGCGACGTGCTCGGCCTGTCGATGCAGACGGTGGTGCTGAACCAGGCGCGGCCGGCCGGCTGCACCGAGTCCACCGTGCTCGGGCCCTTCCACGTGCGCGAGGCACCGCTGTACGAGAACGGCGCCGACATCGCCAACGGCGCCGCCGGCCGGCCCTGCACGGTGCGCGGCCAGGTGCGCAGCGTGGACGGCAGGCCGCTGGCCGGCGCGCTGCTGGACGTCTGGCAGGCCGACGCCGACGGCGAGTACGACGTGCAGAAGCCCGGCCTGGCGCAGGCCCAGGCCCGCGGCAAGCTGCACGCCGACGCCGACGGCCGCTTCGAGTTCCGCACCATCGTCGCCGAGTCCTACCCCATTCCCACCGACGGGCCGGTGGGCCGGCTGCTGGCGGCCACGCGACGCTCGTCCTGGCGGCCGGCGCACCTGCACTTCTGGATCGAGGCCGAGGGCCACGAGACGCTGGTCACCCATGTCTTCCGCCGCGGCGATCCGCACATCGCCACCGACCCGGTGTTCGGCGTGCGGCAGTCGCTGATGGCAGACTGGCGCGAGCAGCCGGACGGCACGACGCTGCTGGAATACGATTTCGTCCTCAACCCCACCGTGCCCAACCCCCCACTGCGAGAGGAGCCGGCGTGA